One window from the genome of Bacillus weihaiensis encodes:
- the addB gene encoding helicase-exonuclease AddAB subunit AddB, with the protein MSIQFILGRSGSGKTETILNEIRSKLEREPIGTPIIYLVPDQMTFGAEYELIRTPQLGGMIRAQTFSFSRLAWRVLQEAGGITRHHLSNSGIQMMLRKLVEQNRQEFKVFAKASDKNGFIEQLEGMLTEFKRYCLSPQELEEYLLRAHTDIDKKTLTDKLHDMAILYKQLEINLSEQYVDSEDYLKLLAEKVEYSPYLQAADIYIDGFHSFTPQEFEVIGALMKHAKSVKIALTQDKPYEAFLPHELHLFQMTGKTYNKILTLAHDMEKEIEEPIVLKEQYRFINSPSLQHLESYYDTRPTTVYEQETDVTIFQAANRRAEVEGIAREIHSLVRQSGYRYRDVALLIRNSNDYRDVIEQVFKDYEIPFFIDQKRSMLNHPLVELIRSVLEVINGFWRYEAVFRAVKTELLYPLDVDKQQMREEMDVLENYVLSYGIQGARWTKDERWKYRRFYSLDDEFVVTDEEKEMEEKLNHLRGIVVTPIVTLQKRLKRAKTGRALAEALYVFLEELQIPQKIEKLRQTAEEKGQLLEAREHDQAWQAIVNLLDEFVEMLAEEEVSTKLFSDMLETGLEAMKFALVPPSIDQVLIADLEKSRFFNMKCAFIVGVNDGVLPARPKEEGILTEDDREALHFQGIQLAPTSRQQLLDENFIIYMGLMSPSDHLYLSYPMADEEGKTLLPSGLLKRIEEIFPKLEKRRLINEPEQLSFSEQLGFMVNEHVTLSYVTSQLQSWKKGYPINPIWWDAYNYFVTSYNQAITKKVLSSLSYENKTEQLDRGVSRELYGEHIQGSVSRMEQFNSCPFSHFASHGLKLKERQFFKLEAPDIGQMFHSALKLISDRLQQLNMDWKELSKDKCDRLSFDAVEKLAPRLQKEILLSSNRYHYIKRKLQKILSRASTILSEHAKASGFAPVGLELGFGKGGELPAIRFTLPNGCTMEVAGRIDRVDKAAGSNGVLLRIVDYKSSDKNVQLSEVYYGLALQMLTYLDVIISNSRMWLGVEASPAGVLYFHVHDPMIQASTILSDEKLDDEIFKKFKMKGLLLGDVEAVQMMDHSLLEGGTSNIVAAGLKKDGSFRSNSSIASEADFKLLRGHVRSTFKRVGTSITDGVIDISPYKIKDKMPCTYCEYKSVCQFDDSLEENNYRVLKSEKNEDILSRLREEVKGDE; encoded by the coding sequence ATGAGCATTCAATTTATTCTAGGTCGTTCAGGTAGTGGGAAAACAGAAACGATTCTTAATGAAATAAGAAGCAAGCTAGAAAGGGAACCAATTGGAACGCCCATTATTTATCTTGTACCTGATCAAATGACCTTTGGAGCAGAATATGAGCTGATTCGAACACCTCAATTAGGAGGTATGATTCGTGCTCAGACATTTAGCTTTAGTCGTCTGGCCTGGCGTGTACTGCAGGAGGCAGGCGGGATTACTCGTCATCATCTCTCAAACTCAGGTATTCAAATGATGCTTAGGAAGTTAGTTGAACAGAATAGGCAGGAATTCAAAGTGTTCGCGAAAGCTAGTGATAAGAATGGGTTTATTGAACAACTTGAAGGGATGCTTACAGAATTCAAGAGATATTGTTTGTCTCCACAGGAGCTTGAGGAATATCTCTTGAGGGCACACACAGATATCGACAAGAAAACATTAACAGACAAGCTGCATGATATGGCCATACTCTATAAACAGCTAGAAATAAACTTAAGTGAGCAATACGTTGATTCAGAAGACTATTTGAAGCTCTTAGCTGAAAAGGTAGAATACTCACCTTATTTACAAGCTGCCGACATCTATATTGACGGCTTTCATAGTTTTACTCCACAGGAATTTGAAGTCATTGGAGCACTCATGAAGCATGCAAAGAGTGTCAAAATTGCTTTAACGCAAGACAAGCCATATGAAGCTTTTCTTCCACATGAATTACACCTGTTTCAAATGACAGGTAAAACATACAATAAAATCCTAACGCTTGCTCATGATATGGAGAAAGAGATTGAGGAGCCCATTGTTCTTAAAGAGCAGTATCGTTTCATAAATAGTCCGTCGTTACAGCACTTAGAGTCCTATTACGATACAAGGCCTACGACAGTCTATGAACAAGAAACAGATGTGACGATTTTTCAAGCAGCTAACAGAAGAGCTGAGGTTGAAGGGATAGCAAGAGAAATCCATTCGCTTGTGAGACAATCGGGCTACCGCTACCGTGATGTGGCCTTACTTATTAGAAATTCTAACGATTATCGAGATGTCATTGAACAGGTATTCAAAGATTATGAGATTCCTTTTTTCATTGACCAAAAACGTTCCATGTTGAATCATCCCCTAGTAGAGTTAATTCGTTCCGTGCTAGAGGTGATCAATGGTTTTTGGCGTTATGAGGCAGTATTCCGAGCGGTAAAAACAGAGCTCTTGTACCCATTAGATGTGGATAAACAGCAGATGAGAGAAGAAATGGACGTTCTAGAAAACTATGTTCTTTCATACGGCATACAAGGCGCAAGATGGACAAAGGATGAACGATGGAAATATCGTCGATTTTATTCCCTAGATGATGAATTTGTCGTAACAGATGAAGAGAAGGAAATGGAAGAAAAACTGAATCATCTTCGTGGGATCGTTGTGACGCCTATAGTAACTCTTCAAAAAAGACTGAAACGTGCGAAAACAGGGCGAGCTCTTGCTGAAGCATTGTACGTATTTCTAGAAGAATTACAGATTCCACAAAAAATTGAAAAACTCAGACAAACGGCTGAGGAAAAAGGTCAGCTGCTAGAAGCAAGAGAGCATGATCAAGCGTGGCAAGCGATAGTAAACTTATTAGATGAATTTGTAGAAATGCTTGCAGAAGAGGAAGTTTCGACTAAGCTTTTTTCTGACATGCTTGAAACAGGACTTGAAGCGATGAAATTTGCCCTTGTTCCCCCAAGTATTGATCAAGTGTTAATAGCAGACTTAGAAAAGTCTAGATTTTTCAATATGAAATGCGCCTTTATTGTGGGTGTGAATGATGGTGTGTTACCTGCACGACCTAAAGAGGAAGGGATATTAACAGAGGATGATCGGGAAGCCTTGCATTTCCAAGGAATACAGCTTGCACCGACAAGTAGACAACAGCTTTTAGATGAGAATTTTATTATCTATATGGGGCTAATGAGTCCATCAGATCATCTTTATCTATCCTACCCGATGGCGGATGAAGAAGGGAAAACGTTATTACCTTCAGGTTTATTAAAAAGGATCGAGGAAATCTTTCCAAAACTAGAAAAACGAAGACTTATTAATGAACCAGAGCAGTTGTCCTTTTCGGAGCAATTAGGGTTTATGGTTAATGAACATGTCACCTTGTCCTATGTTACGTCACAGCTTCAATCATGGAAAAAGGGATACCCAATTAATCCAATTTGGTGGGATGCTTATAACTATTTTGTAACGTCTTACAACCAAGCGATTACGAAAAAGGTGCTTAGTAGCCTTTCATATGAAAATAAAACAGAGCAGCTAGATCGTGGGGTGAGTAGAGAGTTATATGGAGAGCATATTCAAGGAAGTGTTTCTAGAATGGAACAATTTAATAGCTGCCCTTTCTCTCACTTTGCTTCACATGGTTTAAAACTAAAGGAACGTCAGTTCTTTAAGCTTGAAGCGCCAGATATTGGACAAATGTTTCATTCAGCCCTAAAGCTTATATCAGACCGATTGCAGCAATTAAACATGGATTGGAAGGAGCTTTCAAAGGATAAATGTGATCGTCTATCCTTTGATGCGGTAGAAAAGCTAGCTCCGCGTTTGCAAAAAGAGATTTTACTTAGCTCTAATCGTTACCATTATATAAAGAGAAAGCTACAAAAAATTCTTTCTCGAGCTTCTACTATTTTAAGTGAGCATGCGAAAGCAAGTGGGTTTGCTCCGGTTGGACTTGAGCTTGGCTTTGGAAAAGGTGGGGAACTACCTGCGATTCGTTTTACATTACCAAACGGTTGCACGATGGAGGTAGCAGGTAGAATTGACCGTGTTGATAAAGCTGCGGGCTCTAACGGAGTGCTATTACGAATTGTTGACTATAAATCTAGTGATAAAAATGTCCAATTATCAGAAGTGTATTATGGACTTGCTCTGCAGATGCTGACATACCTTGATGTAATCATCTCGAATTCACGTATGTGGCTAGGGGTAGAGGCGTCACCGGCAGGAGTGTTGTATTTTCATGTACATGATCCGATGATTCAAGCGTCAACCATTTTATCTGATGAGAAGCTGGATGATGAAATTTTTAAAAAGTTTAAAATGAAGGGCCTATTACTTGGAGATGTTGAAGCCGTACAGATGATGGATCACTCCTTATTAGAGGGTGGTACATCAAATATAGTGGCGGCTGGGTTGAAAAAGGATGGAAGCTTCCGTTCAAATTCTTCTATCGCAAGTGAAGCGGACTTCAAGCTCTTAAGAGGTCATGTTCGATCTACTTTTAAGAGAGTAGGGACAAGTATTACGGATGGTGTCATTGATATTAGCCCTTACAAAATAAAAGATAAAATGCCTTGTACGTATTGTGAATACAAATCAGTTTGCCAGTTCGATGATTCATTAGAAGAAAATAATTATCGTGTACTAAAGAGCGAAAAAAATGAGGATATACTAAGTAGATTAAGAGAGGAGGTTAAGGGTGATGAGTGA
- a CDS encoding amino acid ABC transporter ATP-binding protein encodes MIRIEKLYKKFNQLDVLKGIDLEVETGKTAVVIGPSGSGKTTLLRCLNLLEVPNNGAITIDQTTLLFEEKKKFRTSEMTAFRKQTGMVFQNYNLFPHFTAVENVMEGQITVLKRSKNEARQRALELLEKVGLQERAEMYPHQLSGGQQQRVGIARAMAMEPKVLLFDEPTSALDPELVGEVLKVMKELADEGMTMVVVTHEMQFARDVADEVIFMDQGVVVEKGTPEEVFQHTNNPRTRQFLNKVTDKG; translated from the coding sequence TTGATTAGAATCGAGAAATTATACAAAAAGTTCAACCAATTAGACGTGCTTAAAGGAATCGATTTGGAAGTGGAGACTGGTAAAACCGCTGTTGTCATTGGCCCTTCAGGTTCAGGAAAAACAACACTTCTCCGCTGCTTAAATTTACTCGAGGTTCCAAATAACGGAGCAATTACAATCGATCAAACAACACTGTTGTTTGAAGAAAAGAAGAAATTTCGCACCTCCGAAATGACAGCATTTCGAAAACAAACGGGCATGGTGTTTCAAAACTATAATTTGTTCCCGCATTTTACTGCGGTTGAGAATGTGATGGAAGGACAAATAACGGTATTAAAGCGTTCAAAAAACGAAGCAAGACAAAGAGCACTAGAGCTATTAGAAAAAGTGGGCTTACAAGAAAGAGCAGAAATGTACCCTCATCAATTATCTGGTGGGCAACAGCAGCGAGTTGGCATTGCAAGAGCTATGGCAATGGAACCAAAAGTATTACTATTTGACGAACCGACATCAGCGCTCGATCCAGAGCTAGTAGGTGAAGTCCTCAAAGTAATGAAGGAACTAGCTGACGAAGGCATGACAATGGTTGTCGTCACCCATGAAATGCAATTTGCACGCGACGTGGCTGATGAAGTCATTTTTATGGACCAGGGTGTTGTTGTAGAAAAAGGAACACCTGAAGAAGTATTCCAGCATACAAATAATCCTCGCACTCGCCAATTTTTAAATAAAGTAACGGACAAAGGATGA
- a CDS encoding competence protein ComK, producing MEQNGGGREEYVINRFTMAIFPVEGQKNQSRIYELEGNVHVKRRPLEVINASCSYFGSSYLGRKEGTKQLMGVTHKPPVVIDPANSIYFFPTTSSTRPQCSWISHSHVKSYMEDENESTRVTFTNGEETTLDMSIGSFENQLYRTAQLRTIMSSRIENEQRKMNMFLLPNTDSEKLSMYEQIIRELDRRMKKKRLEN from the coding sequence ATGGAACAAAATGGTGGTGGACGTGAGGAATATGTCATTAATCGATTTACAATGGCTATTTTTCCAGTGGAGGGTCAAAAAAATCAATCAAGGATCTATGAGCTTGAAGGGAATGTTCATGTGAAAAGGCGCCCACTTGAGGTGATTAATGCGAGCTGTTCCTATTTTGGAAGCAGCTATTTAGGCAGAAAGGAAGGAACAAAGCAACTAATGGGGGTGACACATAAACCACCGGTTGTCATAGATCCTGCTAATTCTATTTATTTTTTCCCCACGACTTCTTCAACTAGACCACAATGTTCTTGGATTTCGCATAGCCATGTAAAGAGCTATATGGAAGATGAGAATGAGAGTACACGAGTTACCTTCACAAATGGAGAAGAAACAACCTTAGATATGTCAATTGGGTCTTTTGAAAATCAACTATATAGAACAGCTCAGCTTCGTACGATTATGTCCTCAAGAATTGAAAATGAACAGAGAAAAATGAATATGTTCTTATTGCCTAATACAGATAGTGAAAAACTCTCTATGTATGAACAAATAATTAGAGAATTAGATCGCCGTATGAAAAAGAAGAGGTTAGAGAACTAG
- a CDS encoding amino acid ABC transporter permease, giving the protein MFADERAERIIGILTDSFFPILKAGIMFTIPLTLISFILGLLLAFLTALARISSIKPLVALAKFYVWIFRGTPLLVQLFILFYGLPSLGVTLDPFPAAVIGFTLNKGAYSSEIIRASILSIQKGQWEAAFSIGMTRGQAMRRIILPQAVRVSIPPLGNSFISLVKDTSLAATITVTELFQKGQQIASVTYEPLWLYIEVAVIYLMFSTVLSFGQSKLEHRYERTVAK; this is encoded by the coding sequence ATGTTTGCAGATGAACGCGCAGAACGAATTATAGGAATCTTAACCGATTCCTTTTTTCCTATTCTAAAAGCAGGGATTATGTTTACCATTCCGTTAACCCTGATCTCTTTCATATTAGGGTTACTTTTAGCATTCCTGACAGCTTTAGCACGAATCTCTTCTATTAAACCACTTGTAGCACTTGCAAAGTTCTATGTATGGATTTTTAGGGGAACACCTTTACTCGTACAATTATTTATACTCTTTTATGGATTACCTAGTTTAGGAGTAACGCTAGATCCTTTCCCTGCAGCAGTAATTGGATTTACTCTGAATAAGGGTGCCTACAGCTCTGAAATTATTCGAGCTTCTATCCTTTCCATTCAAAAAGGTCAATGGGAAGCAGCTTTTTCAATTGGAATGACTAGAGGACAAGCAATGCGAAGAATCATTCTTCCACAGGCAGTTCGAGTGAGTATTCCACCACTTGGAAACTCCTTCATCAGTCTTGTTAAAGATACGTCCCTTGCTGCCACCATTACAGTAACGGAACTCTTTCAAAAAGGACAGCAAATTGCTTCAGTGACATACGAGCCACTTTGGCTTTATATTGAGGTTGCTGTTATTTATCTCATGTTTAGCACCGTCTTATCTTTCGGCCAATCAAAGCTAGAGCATCGCTATGAACGAACAGTTGCCAAGTAG
- a CDS encoding thiolase family protein, which yields MREVVITSAARTPIGSFGGAFKELLPTQLAVPVLDEVVRRSKLHKSEVNEVILGHCIQRTDEPNTARTSALLADFPETTTGYTIQRQCASGLQAILSGAMQIQTGHSDIVVAGGVEVMSSSPYLLKQHRWGSRLQHGQVTDSVWEILEDPIHHIMMGETAENVAEEYEVSREEQDELALASHQRALAAIEGGRFEEEIVPIEVKTRKGMITVSKDEGPRDVTFEKLSTLKPIFREGGSVTAGNASSLNDGAAAVVLMSREEAEKRGLPILAKISHYSVAGVDPKVMGIGPVPAVNKGLHSLGWSIEDLDLVEINEAFAAQYLAVEKQLGLNRDKVNVNGSGISLGHPIGCTGSRIVVSLLHELKRQKAKKGLASLCVGGGIGVALFVERE from the coding sequence ATGCGTGAAGTAGTCATTACATCAGCAGCAAGAACACCTATCGGAAGTTTTGGAGGCGCTTTCAAAGAGCTGTTGCCAACACAGCTTGCTGTACCAGTATTAGATGAGGTTGTAAGGAGAAGTAAGCTTCATAAAAGCGAGGTAAACGAAGTTATTTTAGGGCACTGTATTCAGCGAACAGACGAACCGAATACAGCCCGTACCTCTGCTCTTTTAGCGGATTTCCCAGAAACAACTACAGGGTATACGATACAAAGGCAGTGTGCATCTGGCTTGCAAGCGATTCTTTCCGGAGCTATGCAAATTCAGACTGGTCACTCCGATATTGTGGTTGCAGGTGGAGTAGAAGTGATGAGCTCAAGTCCATATTTGCTCAAGCAGCATAGATGGGGATCTCGACTTCAGCACGGTCAAGTAACAGATAGTGTGTGGGAAATATTAGAGGATCCTATTCACCATATTATGATGGGAGAAACTGCTGAGAATGTGGCAGAAGAATATGAAGTGTCACGTGAGGAGCAGGATGAATTAGCGTTAGCGAGTCATCAGCGTGCCTTAGCTGCCATTGAAGGTGGTAGGTTTGAAGAAGAGATTGTCCCGATTGAAGTGAAAACGAGAAAAGGAATGATAACTGTTTCTAAAGATGAAGGTCCTAGAGATGTTACTTTTGAAAAATTATCAACTCTAAAGCCAATTTTTAGAGAGGGTGGCTCAGTTACAGCAGGAAATGCCTCATCATTAAACGACGGTGCTGCCGCAGTTGTCTTAATGTCTAGGGAAGAAGCAGAAAAACGAGGTCTGCCTATCCTTGCGAAAATTTCTCATTACTCTGTTGCTGGTGTTGATCCTAAGGTAATGGGAATTGGACCAGTCCCTGCTGTTAATAAAGGCTTACATTCATTGGGATGGTCAATCGAAGATCTTGATTTAGTCGAAATTAACGAAGCGTTTGCTGCACAGTATCTAGCGGTCGAAAAGCAGTTAGGTTTAAATCGAGACAAGGTAAATGTGAATGGTAGTGGCATTAGTCTTGGGCATCCAATTGGTTGTACCGGTTCAAGAATCGTAGTAAGTCTTTTACACGAATTAAAGCGCCAAAAAGCGAAAAAAGGCTTAGCTTCATTATGTGTTGGCGGAGGAATCGGTGTTGCCTTATTTGTAGAAAGAGAATAA
- the aceA gene encoding isocitrate lyase, with product MNGQRIQALQESWELDKRWEGITRPYSAEEVIRLRGSIDIEHTLARRGAEKLWNSLHTEDYIHALGALTGNQAVQQVKAGLKAIYLSGWQVAADANLSGNMYPDQSLYPANSVPHVVKRINQALQRADQIQHMEGEGDVDWFAPIVADAEAGFGGQLNVFELMKSMIESGASGVHFEDQLSSEKKCGHLGGKVLLPTQTAVKNLISARLAADVMGTPTIIIARTDADAADLITSDVDPADHEFITGERTVEGFFRTKSGIDQAISRGLSYAPYADLIWCETSEPNLEQAQRFADAIHEKFPGKLLAYNCSPSFNWKKKLDDTTIANFQKEIAKMGYKFQFVTLAGFHALNHSMFELARGYRDRGMAAYSELQQAEFASEVHGYTATRHQREVGTGYFDEVAQTISGGTSSTTALKGSTETEQFTNA from the coding sequence ATGAACGGTCAACGAATTCAAGCATTACAGGAGAGCTGGGAGTTAGATAAACGTTGGGAAGGGATTACACGTCCATATAGTGCAGAAGAGGTGATTCGTTTAAGAGGTTCTATCGACATCGAGCACACACTTGCTCGACGTGGAGCGGAGAAGCTCTGGAATTCCCTTCATACGGAGGATTATATCCATGCATTAGGAGCACTAACGGGAAACCAGGCTGTACAGCAGGTGAAAGCAGGATTAAAAGCAATTTATCTTAGTGGCTGGCAGGTTGCTGCAGATGCTAATCTATCTGGAAACATGTACCCGGATCAAAGCTTGTACCCGGCAAATAGTGTTCCACATGTTGTAAAACGAATTAATCAAGCGTTACAGCGTGCCGATCAAATTCAGCATATGGAAGGAGAAGGGGACGTTGATTGGTTTGCACCCATTGTTGCTGATGCGGAAGCTGGCTTTGGTGGGCAACTAAATGTATTCGAGCTCATGAAATCGATGATTGAATCTGGTGCATCAGGTGTACATTTTGAAGATCAGTTATCTTCTGAGAAAAAATGTGGTCATTTAGGAGGTAAGGTATTACTTCCAACCCAAACAGCTGTGAAAAATCTTATCTCCGCTCGTTTAGCAGCTGATGTAATGGGTACACCTACCATTATCATTGCTCGAACAGATGCAGACGCAGCTGACCTAATTACTAGTGATGTAGATCCTGCTGATCATGAATTTATTACAGGTGAACGTACGGTAGAAGGCTTCTTCAGAACGAAATCAGGCATTGATCAAGCCATTAGTAGAGGACTTTCATACGCTCCATATGCCGACTTGATATGGTGTGAGACATCTGAACCAAATCTTGAGCAGGCACAAAGGTTCGCAGATGCAATCCATGAGAAATTCCCTGGTAAATTATTAGCCTACAATTGTTCACCTTCATTTAACTGGAAAAAGAAATTAGATGATACAACGATTGCGAACTTCCAAAAGGAGATTGCAAAAATGGGCTACAAATTCCAATTCGTTACACTTGCTGGTTTCCATGCATTGAATCATAGTATGTTTGAGCTTGCTCGTGGATATCGTGATCGGGGAATGGCTGCATACTCTGAGCTTCAGCAAGCGGAGTTTGCTAGTGAAGTTCATGGATATACTGCAACAAGACATCAGCGTGAGGTAGGAACTGGCTATTTTGATGAAGTTGCTCAAACCATTTCAGGTGGTACATCTTCCACAACAGCACTAAAAGGATCAACAGAAACAGAGCAATTTACAAACGCATAA
- the lepB gene encoding signal peptidase I: protein MKKRGIALTAVGICLLVIFLKNLVFVEYKVEGVSMQPTYQEGKLLSINKLGMYFHSLKRFDIVVFQLEETGETYVKRVIGLPGDEIHYRDDQLYVNNQKVSEPFLKEGKTDEIKQTGTFTLEEITDKTKIPNGYLFVIGDNRIQSRDSRHFGLVKIDEVIGTVSSKE from the coding sequence ATGAAAAAGCGAGGAATTGCATTAACTGCGGTTGGAATATGCTTGTTAGTTATCTTTTTGAAAAACTTAGTCTTTGTTGAATATAAGGTTGAAGGAGTATCGATGCAACCAACTTATCAGGAAGGAAAGCTACTTTCGATTAACAAGCTAGGTATGTATTTTCATTCATTGAAACGTTTTGATATTGTTGTCTTTCAATTAGAAGAAACAGGTGAAACCTATGTGAAGCGTGTGATTGGCTTACCTGGTGATGAAATCCATTACCGTGATGATCAGCTTTACGTTAACAATCAAAAGGTTAGTGAGCCGTTTTTAAAAGAGGGTAAAACGGATGAAATAAAACAAACAGGTACGTTTACTTTAGAAGAAATAACAGATAAAACCAAAATACCGAATGGATATCTTTTTGTTATTGGAGATAATCGAATTCAGAGTCGTGATAGTCGCCATTTCGGGTTGGTGAAAATAGACGAGGTAATTGGAACGGTAAGTAGTAAAGAATAG
- a CDS encoding TVP38/TMEM64 family protein, translated as MNLETLQEFLSLDKLMELFETYRSFGPFFAILLPMLEAFLPFLPLVVFIVANVNSFGLWMGFFLSWIGASAGAIIVFIVMRKLGRLPLFEKLRNKKGIKRLLTWIERRGFSPLFLILCFPFTPSAAINVVAGLSRISYWQFILAVLSGKFVMIFMVSFIGQDLHALITQPIRSIIAGIVILLLWFVGKKIEKRLNTTMAVKKTDR; from the coding sequence ATGAATTTAGAGACTTTACAGGAATTTCTTTCTTTAGATAAATTAATGGAGCTTTTTGAGACTTATCGATCTTTTGGACCGTTTTTTGCTATTTTATTACCAATGCTTGAAGCATTTCTGCCATTTTTACCTTTAGTTGTTTTTATTGTGGCCAATGTGAATTCGTTTGGCTTATGGATGGGATTTTTTTTATCTTGGATTGGAGCAAGCGCAGGTGCTATTATAGTATTTATTGTGATGAGAAAGCTTGGAAGGCTGCCGCTTTTTGAAAAGCTGAGGAACAAGAAGGGAATTAAACGACTTCTTACGTGGATAGAGAGACGCGGATTTAGTCCGTTATTTTTAATTCTTTGTTTTCCTTTTACCCCTTCAGCAGCAATAAATGTTGTCGCAGGCTTGTCAAGAATCAGCTATTGGCAATTTATTTTAGCTGTTTTGTCTGGGAAATTTGTGATGATTTTTATGGTGAGTTTTATCGGACAAGATTTACATGCCCTTATCACTCAGCCAATTCGATCAATTATCGCAGGAATCGTTATTTTATTACTATGGTTTGTTGGTAAAAAAATTGAGAAGCGATTAAATACAACGATGGCCGTTAAGAAAACTGATCGTTAG
- a CDS encoding amino acid ABC transporter substrate-binding protein, with product MKKGIITFLSLVLLVVLAACGAETKEDTATKSLYDEIKEKGEVTIGTEGTYAPFTFHDETDKLTGFDIEIAEEVFKRLDIKPVFIETKWDGMIAGLDAKRYDLVANQVAIRPERLEKYDMSEPYIVSKAVLVVHEDNNDIESLEDLDGKKVGQSLVSNYREIAEANGATNTVVEGFNQAIDLLVSGRIDGTINDSLSYLDLKKQRPDLPIKAVFEEDETTNNAFLFRKGSGELVEAVNGALAEMKEDGTYLEISEKWFGTDVSK from the coding sequence ATGAAAAAAGGTATTATTACATTTTTATCACTAGTTCTACTAGTTGTCTTAGCAGCATGTGGGGCAGAAACGAAAGAAGATACTGCAACAAAAAGCCTTTATGATGAAATAAAAGAAAAAGGCGAAGTTACAATCGGTACAGAAGGAACATACGCGCCCTTCACATTCCATGATGAGACAGACAAATTAACCGGTTTTGATATAGAGATTGCTGAGGAAGTATTTAAGCGCCTAGATATTAAACCCGTATTTATTGAAACAAAATGGGACGGTATGATTGCAGGACTTGATGCGAAACGCTATGATCTCGTAGCAAACCAAGTAGCTATTCGTCCAGAGCGCTTAGAGAAATACGATATGTCTGAACCTTACATTGTTTCAAAAGCTGTATTAGTTGTACATGAAGATAATAATGACATCGAAAGCTTAGAAGATTTAGATGGTAAAAAAGTGGGACAATCACTTGTAAGTAATTACCGTGAAATCGCCGAAGCAAATGGAGCTACAAACACTGTTGTTGAAGGCTTTAACCAAGCAATTGATTTACTTGTATCAGGCCGAATTGACGGTACAATTAACGATAGTCTCTCGTATTTAGATCTAAAAAAACAGCGACCAGATCTTCCAATTAAAGCTGTCTTTGAAGAAGATGAAACAACTAATAATGCCTTTTTATTCCGTAAAGGCAGCGGTGAGTTAGTTGAAGCTGTAAATGGTGCCCTTGCAGAAATGAAAGAAGACGGCACATACCTTGAAATATCTGAAAAATGGTTCGGAACAGACGTTTCTAAGTAA
- a CDS encoding IDEAL domain-containing protein has translation MKNKKSSYTEIMKSRNISKNVPSEHPVLNMYIQMVIDEALFIRKKALLEERINDALDTKNEKEFMNLSHEYKKLKSIG, from the coding sequence ATGAAAAATAAAAAGTCCTCGTACACTGAAATCATGAAGTCCCGTAACATTTCGAAAAACGTTCCATCAGAGCATCCTGTATTAAACATGTATATTCAAATGGTTATTGATGAAGCGTTGTTTATCAGGAAAAAAGCATTGCTAGAAGAACGTATTAATGATGCACTTGACACAAAAAATGAAAAAGAATTTATGAACCTATCTCACGAATACAAAAAGTTGAAAAGCATTGGATGA